CACCTCGCTCTATTTCACCTGTATGGCGAACGGCAACAGCCGTTTTTACAGCGTAGAAAAATTTTACCACTACCTGGAGAGAGCAGGATTCCGGGTAGAACAACGGCAGGACAATCTCGGGGTAGGCCACACCTTATTGATTTGTCAGAAACTAAACAATAACGCGACCTGACCTTCGGCCGCGTTGCTGGATAACGGGTTTATCGCGGACGCGCGCAGATGAAATTTGCACTTAACATTCTCGACTGGCAAGCCAGAGCGCCAGGCCTTAGTGATGCCAGCCACTGGCAGGCATGGTCACAGGGTTTGCATGCCATCGATCCTGCTGCGCCGCAGGCCACGCTGTCCGAACTGCCGATGATGACCGCCCGCCGCCTCAGTTCCGGCAGTAAACTGGCGGTCGATTGCGGTCTGGCGATGGTGCGAAAACATGCCATCGATGCAGTGGTCTATACCAGCCGTCACGGCGAGCTGGAGCGTAACTATCGCCTCCTGCATGCGCTGGCGACCGGGCAGGATGTTTCCCCTACCGATTTCGCCATGTCGGTCCACAACTCTGCGGTGGGCAATCTGACTATCGCGGCGCGCCAGCCGATTGTCTCGTCGTCCCTTTCTGCCGGTATGGATACTTTTCAGCAGGGGTTGTGCGAAGTGCTGAGCCTGCTGCATGCCGGCTATAAGCGGGTGCTCATGGTCGATTTCGACGGCACCCTACCCGACTTTTACCGCTCCGCGCTCCCGGCCCAAATGCCGACCTGGCCCTATGCTCTGGCGCTGGTCATCGAAGCCGGTGACGCCCTGCGCTGCGAAACGCAGCCTGCCCGCTGCGTTGAAGAACTCTCCCTGCCGCAGAGCCTGCTGTTTCTGCGCCACTACCTGCGTGACGATCGGCAGTTTGACGTGCCCGGCGAGCGCCTGCTGTGGCAGTGGAATCGGGCATGACAGGTATCCGGGCGGCCCTCAGCCGCGGCTGGCGGCTGGTGATGACCGGCTTGTGCTTCGTGCTGTTTGGCGCGGGCGGCCTGCTGCTGTCGCTGGTGTGGTTCAACCTGTTGAACCTGGTCCAGCGCGATCGCGCCCGTCGTCGTCGCCTTGCCCGACGCAGTATTGCCGCCAGCTTCCGGGCTTTTTTAACCGTCGCCCGCGCCCTCGGCGTGCTGGATTACCGCTTCGATAATCTCGAGGCGCTGCGCCAGGAGCGCGGCTGTCTGGTAGTGGCGAATCATCCGACGCTGATCGACTACGTGCTGATCGCCTCGGTGATGCCGGAAACCGACTGTCTGGTGAAAAGCGCCCTGCTGCGTAACCCTTTTCTCAGCGGGGCGATCCGGGCGGCGGATTACCTGATCAACAGCGAAGCCGACACCCTGTTAAGCGCCTGTCAGCAACGGCTGAACCAGGGTGACACCCTGCTGATCTTCCCGGAAGGCACGCGCACGCAGGTGGGGAAAGCCATTACGCTGCAACGCGGCGCGGCCAATATTGCCGTGCGTTGCGCCAGCGACCTGCGGGTGGTGCTCATCCACTGCAGCGAGCATCTGCTCGATAAACACAGCCGGTGGTATGACGTACCGCCGAATAAACCCTTTTTCACGGTCGATGTTCGTGAGCGGGTCAATATTAATGATTTTTACGATGCAGCAGTCCACGAGCCGGCTCTGGCGGCAAGACAACTTAACCGGCACCTGCAGCATCGCTTAACATCCGGTCTTCAATCTTTGTCAGGAATTAATGATGCAAGCGCTCTACCTTGAAATTAAAAATCTTATCATTACCACCCTCAATCTGGACGAATTGACCGCAGAGGATATCGATACGGATGCCGCACTGTTTGGCGATGGGTTGGGCCTTGACTCAATTGATGCCCTTGAACTGGGACTGGCGATAAAAAACCGGTACGGCGTGGTGTTATCCGCCGAAAGCGAAGAGATGCGCCAGCATTTCTACTCCGTCGCCACCCTGGCCTCCTTCATCACCGCCCAACGCGCCTGAGACCGAATTTATTATGACTACAGAACACAAAACCGTTTACCAGGAAGTCACCACCCTCCTGATCACCCTGTTTGAAGTTGCACCGGACGCTATCACTCCCGAGGCGCGCCTGTATGAGGACCTGGAGCTGGACAGCATCGACGCCGTCGACATGGTCGTTCACCTGCAGAAGAGAACCGGCGCCCGCATCAAACCGGAAACCTTCAAGTCGGTACGTACCGTGCAGGACGTCGTGGATGCAGTAGAAAAACTTCTGCGCGAAGCCTGAGATCCCATGCGTGGCGGACGGTCATTTCCGGTGCTCCCACTGCTGACGGGATTGCTACTGGTCGCATGGCCCTTTCTGATTGGCTTTGGGCTGGCGCATAACAGCCTGCACTGGCTGCTGCCGCTAATGGCTGCCCTGCTGCTGTTCCGTTTTCGCCAGGCGCGGCAGAACGCCGGGCCGATGCGCTATGTGACGCAGAGCGTGGCCCTGGCGGGCATCGTCCTGTGTGCGGCAAGCGTTCTGTTGAAAGCGCATCAGTGGCTGCTGTTCTATCCGGTGATCGTCAACCTGGCGATGCTGGCCGTCTTTGGCGGATCGCTGTGGACAGCGATGCCGCTGGTCGAACGACTGGCGCGACTCCGTGACCCGAATTTACCCCCTTCCGGCGTGCGCTATACCCGCGTCGTCACCCGGGTGTGGTGCGGCTTTTTCATCTTCAACGGGGGGGTGGCGCTGTTCACCGTGTTGCGCGGTGATATGCACCTCTGGACGCTGTGGAACGGCATGATTGCCTACATCCTGATGGGAACCTTAATGGCAGGCGAGTGGCTGGTACGGCAACGGATGATCAAAAAAGATGCATAAGCCCCTGCCTTTGAGCCAGTGGCTGAGCGCCCCTCGCCCGGACGACACCCCTGTCGCCTGGTCGGGGGATGGTGGCTGGACGCTCGGGCAGCTGCGCCACGACGTCAGCGTCCTGACGGCCTGTTTGCAGCAGCAGGAAGGCGATCGCTGGGCGCTCTGTTTTGACAACAGCTATCTGTTTATCGTCGCCCTGCTGGCCACGCTGCATGCGGGTAAAACCCCGGTGCTGCCCGGCCACAGCCGCGAAGCGCAACTGGAAGAGCAGCAGGAACTGTTCAGCGGGGTGCTGAGCGACAGGACGCTGAACGTCCGCGGCCGCCTGATGGTGGTCAGCGCTGCCCGTTGCAGGGCAGCCACCTGCACACCGCTACCGGCCATTGATGACGCCCGCGTGGTCGAGCTGTTCACCTCCGGCTCCACCGGGCGGCCTGAGCGGATCGTCAAGAGCATCGCCCAGCTCGATCGGGAGGCCAGGCTGCTGGCTGCCCATTTTGGCGAGCGGCTGAACGGCTGCCGCGTGGTGGCTTCAGTGGTGCCACAGCACCTGTACGGCCTGACGTTTCGCATTGTGCTGCCGATGTCGCTGGGGCTGCCGCTGCACACGGAGATGCTCGCCTATGCCGAACAGCTGGCGGCGCTGGATCGCACTCAGCGCTACCTGTTTATCAGCAGCCCGGCGTTTCTGAAGCGGCTCGATACCCGGCTCACCCCGCCGCCCGTCGCGGTGCTGATCTCGGCCGGAGGCATGCTGACGTGGGAATCGGCCTGCGATACCCAGCGCTGGCTGGGACTCTGGCCGGATGAAATTTACGGCAGTAGCGAAACCGGCGTCCTCGCCTGGCGCTATCGTCAGGCGGATAAACGCCTCTGGCACCCCTTCCCCGGCGTGACCTTTAGCCGCGATAATGACGCCCTGCGCGTCACCTCGCCGCTGATCGTTGAGGCGGACGGCGCGCTGCTCGACGATATTCTGCACCTCGAGGAGAACGGTCAGTTCAGCCTTCTTGGCCGTCGGGGACGGGTGGTGAAAATCGAAGAGAAACGCATCTCCCTGTCCGAGGTCGAACAGCGTCTGCTGGCGCTGGACGGCATCTGCGAAGCGGCAGCGCTGCCGGTAACCCGCGGTGGACGTCAGAGCGTTGGCGTGCTGCTGGTGGTGAATGACGCCGGGCGTCAACAGCTGCATCAGCGCGGCAGTAAAGCGCAGATCCTCGCCTGGCGACGCGCCCTGCGGCCCTGGCTCGAGCCGGTCGCCATCCCCCGCTACTGGCGCATCATTGATGAAATGCCGGTAAACAGTATGAACAAGCGTGTCTATGCGCAGTTACAGGAGTTATTTCATGAAAATCCATGAAATCGAGCGCCATCAGGCACAACCGCAGCATCTTGAGATCGTCCTGTACCTCGATCCGGCGCTGTTCTGGTTCCAGGGCCATTTTGCCGTGCAGCCGCTGCTGCCGGGCGTCGCCCAGCTTGACTGGGTGATGCACTACGCCACCACGCTGCTGGCACCCGAGCACCGTTTTCACAGTATTCAGAACGTGAAATTCCAGGCGCCGCTGCTCCCGGGTGCCACCGTGACGCTCGTCCTCGACTGGAACGCGGAGCGCCAGACGATCGCCTTTAGCTATCAACGCCACGACGGCGAACAGCGCCTTATGGCCAGCAGCGGGAAGATTCGCTTATGCCATTAACCTTCCGCCCCTGCATCCTGATCCCCTGCTACAACCACGGGGCGATGATGGCGGACGTCCTGAGCCGCCTGGCGCCGTTTCATCTGCCGGTGATTGTGGTCGATGATGGCAGCGACGCCCGCACCCGTCAGGAGCTGGACCGCCTGGCAGCCGACAATGCGCAGGTGACGCTGGTGCGGCTGACGCACAACGGCGGTAAAGGGGCGGCGGTGATCCGCGGGCTGAAGGTCTGCGCCGGCGCCGGTTTTACCCATGCGGTGCAGGTGGATGCCGACGGTCAGCATGCCATTGAGGACATTCCGCAGCTGCTGGCGCTGGCAGAGCGCCACCCGCAGGCGTTGATCTCCGGCCAGCCGGTCTTTGATGACTCCATCCCCCGCTCGCGCCTGTATGGCCGCTGGGTCACCCACATTTGGGTGTGGATCGAAACCCTCTCATTGCAGCTCAAGGACAGCATGTGCGGCTTTCGGGTCTACCCGGTGGCCCCGACGCTACAGGTGATTAACAGCGTGCCGATTGGCAAGCGCATGGATTTTGATACCGAAGTGATGGTGCGCCTCTACTGGCAGGGCAATCCCAGCTATTTCCTGCCCACCCGGGTGACCTATCCCCAGGATGGTATCTCCCACTTCGATGCCCTGAACGACAACCTGCGCATCTCATGGATGCACACCCGGCTGTTCTTCGGCATGCTGCCGCGCATCCCTTCTCTGCTCTTTCGCCGCCGCAGCCCGCACTGGGCTCAGCAGCAGGAGGTGAAAGGGCTGAACGGTATGCGCCTGATGCTGCGGGTCTGGCAGCTGCTGGGCCGCAGGGCATTTACCCTCCTGCTGTGGCCGGTGATTGCCGTCTACTGGCTGACCGCCCGCCCGGCGCGTCAGGCATCGCAACAGTGGCTTGCCCGGGTGCGCGAGACCCTGGCGCAGCGCCAGCAGCCAACGCCCGCGCGCCTGAACAGCTTTTTCCACTTTCTGCGTTTTGGCAATGCGATGCTGGATAAGGTCGCCAGCTGGCGGGGCGAGCTGAAACTGGGCCGGGACGTGGTGTTTGCCCCTGGCGCACGGGAAAAGCTCGATCTTAGCGTGCCTGAGGGCAAGCTGCTGCTGGCCTCCCATCTCGGCGATGTCGAGGCCTGCCGTGCGCTGGCGCAGCTCGACGGCAGCAAGATCATCAATGCCCTGGTGTTCAGCGATAACGCCCAACGCTTTAAACAGATCATGCAGGAGATGGCCCCTCAGGCCGGGCTGAACCTGATCCCGGTGACCAATATTGGCCCCGAGACCGCCATCCTGCTGAAAGAGAAGATCGATCGCGGAGAATGGGTGGCGATCGTCGGGGATCGGATCGCCGTCGATCCGCAGCGCGGCGGCAGCTGGCGCGTGGTGTGGAGCGACTTTATGGGCCAGCCTGCCCCCTTCCCCGAAGGGCCATTTATACTCGCCTCGCTGATGCGCTGCCCGGTGATGCTGATTTTCGCCCTGCACCAGCAGCAGAAGCTGCATATCCACTGCGAAGACTTTGCCGATCCGCTGCTGTTACCGCGCAGCGAGCGCCAGCAGGCGTTACAGCAGACCGTCGACCGTTATGCCCAACGGCTGGAGCACTTTGCGCTGCAGGCCCCGCTCGACTGGTTTAATTTTTTCGATTTCTGGCGTCTGCCGGATGCCAAAGAGAAGGAGTAAAGGGTGCTGACCGATCCCCGCTTTACGACCGAAATAGAGTTGACCGTACCGTTTCACGACGTCGATATGATGGGCGTGGTCTGGCACGGCAACTATTTCCGTTATTTTGAGATTGCCCGCGAGGCCCTGCTCAACCAGTTCGATTATGGCTATCGCCAGATGAAAGCGTCCGGCTATCTCTGGCCGGTGGTTGATACCCGGGTAAAATACCGCGATGTCCTCACCTTCGAGCAACGGATCCGCGTCCGGGCCCACATCGAAGAGTTTGAGAACCGCCTGCGTATCGCCTATCAGATTTTTGACGCCAACAGCGGCAAACGAACCACCACCGGCTACACCATTCAGGTGGCGGTGGAAGAGAAGAGCCGCGAGCTCTGCTTTGTCAGCCCGGCTGTCCTGTTTGAGCGTATGGGAGTGACACCATGAAGTGGTTACCGCTGCTTGCCCTGCTGGTCAGCCCGTTGGTCAGCGCCGTGACGCTGGACGAACTACAGCAGCGCTTTACCGAACAGCCGGTGGTGCGCGCCCACTTTGAGCAGACCCGCACCATCAAGGATCTGCCCCAGCCGCTGCGATCCCACGGCGAGATGCTGATCGCCCGCGACAGCGGTCTGCTGTGGGATCAAAAGGCCCCTTTCCCGATGACGCTGCTGCTGGACGACACACGGATGGTGCAGGTCATCAACGGCCAGCCGCCGCAGACCATTACCGCGGAAAATAACCCGCAGATGTTCCAGTTCAACCACCTGCTGCGCGCCCTGTTCCAGGCGGATCGCAAGGTGCTGGAGGAGAACTTCCGCATCGACTTTAAAGACCTCGGCAATGGCCGCTGGTCGCTGGTGCTGACCCCCACCACCACCCCGCTGGACAAGATTTTCGCCTCAATGGATCTGGGTGGCGCAACGTATCTGGAATCCATCGTGCTGAACGACAAGCAGGGCGACCGGACGGATATCGCCCTTTCCCACCACCAGCTCACGCCCGCCAGTCTGACCGATGCCGAACGCCAACGCTTTGCCGCACCGTAATTCCCGACGTCCGGCGCTGGTGTGGGCGGCGGTATGCCTGGCGCTGCTGGGCATACTGCTGACGCTGCTACCGGGAGCGCGGCTGAACAGCAGCGTGCTGGCGATGCTGCCCAAACAGAGCCTCGGGGCGATCCCTCCGGCCCTGAACGACGGCTTTATTGAGCGCCTCGATCGCCAGCTGGTATGGCTGGTCAGCCCGGGTAAACAACCCGATCCGCAGGTGGCGCAGCAGTGGCTGCGTCTGTTGCAGGGGTCGGGGTCCCTGCACGAGGTAAATGGGCCGATGGACGCCGCCGGGCAGAAAGCCTGGGGCGAGTTTTTCTGGCAGCACCGCAACGGCCTGATCGACCCCGCCACCCGCGCGCGCCTGCAAAACGGCGGTGAGGCACAAGCGCAGTGGATCCTCTCCCAGCTGTATTCGGCCTTCTCCGGGGTCAGCGGCAAAGAGCTGCAAAACGATCCGCTGATGCTGATGCGCGGCTCGCAGCTGTCGCTGGCACAAAACAGCCAGAAGCTGCGGCTGATGGACGGCTGGCTGGTGACCAAAGACGATGCCGGAAATTACTGGTATCTGCTGCACGGCGAGCTGGCCGGTTCGTCGTTCGATATGCAGCAAACCCACCGGCTGGTGACCCGGCTTCACGATCTCGAAAGCCAGCTGAAAACCCAGTATCCGCAGGCGCAGCTGCTGTCGCGCGGGACGGTGTTTTACAGCGACTACGCCAGCCAGCAGGCCAAACGGGATATCTCGACCCTCGGCGTCGCCACCGTGCTGGGGGTGATCCTGCTGATTGTGGCGGTGTTCCGCTCCCTGAGACCGCTGCTGCTGTGCCTGATCTCCATCGCCATGGGTGCGCTGGCAGGTACGGTCACGACGCTGCTGCTGTTTGGCGAACTGCATCTGATGACCCTGGTGATGAGCATGAGCATCATCGGCATCTCGGCGGATTACACGCTCTACTACCTGACCGAGCGGATGGTTCACGGCGGGCAGGCCTCGCCGTGGCAAAGCCTGACGAAGGTGCGTAATGCGCTGCTGCTGGCGCTGCTCACCACCGTGGCGGCCTATTTGATCATGATGCTGGCACCCTTCCCGGGCATTCGCCAGATGGCGGTGTTTGCCGCCGTAGGGCTGAGCGCCTCGTGCCTGACGGTCATTTTCTGGCATCCGTGGCTGTGTCGCGGTTTACCGGTGCGTCCGGTTCCGGCCAGCGGGCTGATGCTGCGCTGGCTGGCAGCATGGCGCGACCGGCGCGTGTCGGTTGGCGTGCCGGTTGCGCTGGCCCTGGTCGCCCTGGCGGGTATTGTCACGCTACGGGTGGATGACGATATCGCCCAGCTTCAGGCTCTGCCGCAGGATATTCTGGCCCAGGAGAAAACCATTACCGCCCTGACCGGGCAGAATGTCGATCAGAAATGGTTTGTGGTGCACGGTGCGTCGGCCCAGCAGACGCTGGAGCGGCTGGAGGCCTTTACCCCGGCGCTGGCCCGGGCGCAGCAGGCGGGTGACCTGAAATCCTGGCGCACCCTGCCGCTGAACTCGCTGGCGAGGCAGGAGCGCGATCTGACCCTGCTGCGCAAGGCGGCGCCTGCCGTCACCCGGGTGCTACAAAACGCCGGGCTGACGAGCGTGTCGCCGGATCTGAGCGCTATGCCGGTCGGGGTTGAAGCCTGGCTTGCCAGCCCGGCCAGTGAAGGCTGGCGTCTGCTGTGGCTTACGCTGCCCGACGGCGAAAGCGGCGTGCTGGTACCGGTGGATGGCGTGAAAAACAGCCCGGCGCTGCGCGAGCTGGCGGAGCAACATTCGGGCGTGGTGTGGGTGGATCGCAAGGCGAGTTTCGACAGCCTGTTTGCCCTCTACCGCAGCGTGCTCACCGGTTTGCTGGCGGTCGCCCTGGCGACGATCGCCTGCGGTGCCATGCTGCGCCTCGGCTGGCGTAAGGGGCTGATCACTCTGGTGCCCTCGCTGGTGTCGCTGGGCTGCGGCCTCGCCGCGCTGGCGGTCACCGGCCACCCGGTGAACCTGTTTTCGCTGCTGGCGCTGGTGCTGGTCCTCGGCATCGGGATCAACTACACGCTATTCTTCAACAACCCACGCGGCACGCCGTTGACCTCGATGCTGGCCATTACCCTGGCGATGATAACGACCCTGTTAACCCTGGGCATGCTGGTCTTCAGCGCCACCCAGGCGATCGGCAGCTTCGGCATTGTGCTGGTCAGCGGTATTTTCACCGCCTTCCTGCTGGCGCCGCTGGCAATGCCCGCTCAAAAAGAGAGAGAACGATGATGTCCCCTTTTTACCGCGCCGTGGCGCTTATCGGCGCGCTGCTGCTGGCCGGTTGCAGCCACACGGCACAAAAAAATGACGATGCGCGCCCGCAGGCGTGGCTCCAGCCGGGCACCAGAGTGACGCTGCCGCCGCCGGGCATTACCCCGGGGCTGAACTCCCAGCAGCTACTGACCGCCAGCGTTAACGGCAAAACCCAGTCGCTGCTGGTGATGCTGAATGCCGATGCGCAAAAAGTGACCCTCGCCGGGCTGTCATCGGTGGGTATCCGGCTGTTCCTCGCCACCTATAATGAAACGGGCATCCATACTGAACAGTCGATTGTTGCACCTGAGCTGCCTCCGGCCAGCCAGGTGCTGGCGGACGTGATGCTCAGCCACTGGCCGATTAGCGCCTGGCTGCCGCAGCTGCCGAAGGGCTGGACGCTGAAGGATAAAGGCGACCGCCGCGAGCTGCGCAATGCCGACGGCAAGCTGGTGACGGAGATTGTCTACCTGCAGCGCAAAGGCAAGCGCGTGCCGATCAGCATCGAACAGCAGGTGTTCCACTACCACATCACCATTCAATATCTGGATGACTGAGATGATCTACATTTCTGCCGTTGGCCTGATCAACGCCCTGGGCAATTCGCCCGACGAGATTGCCGCTAACCTGACGCGCGGCGTGGCCCCCGGCATGCGCCTGCGCAGCGGCTGGTTACAGGGTCAGGACGCGGTGCTGGGCGGCGTCGACGGCGACCTGCCTGCGATCCCGGAGAGCTTTGCCACGCACCGCTCGCGCAATAATCAGCTGCTGCTGGCGGCGCTGGCGCAGATCCAGCCAGTCGTCGATGAGGCCATTGCCCGTTACGGCCACGATCGGGTGGCGGTGGTGCTGGGCACCAGCACCTCCGGGCTCGACGAAGGCGACAAGCATGTGGACCTGTCGATGAGCGGCGAAGCCAGCGTCAACTGGCGCTACGCCCAGCAGGAGCTGGGCGATCCGTCGCGCTTTCTGGCGAACTGGCTCGGTCTGGAAGGTCCGGCTTTTACCCTTTCGACCGCCTGCTCCTCCAGCGCGCGGGCAATCATCAGCGGGCGTCGCCTGATTGACGCCGGCCTGGTGGATGTCGCCATCGTCGGCGGGGCAGATACCCTGAGCCGGATGCCGGTGAATGGCTTTAACAGCCTCGAATCCCTCTCCCCCACGCTATGCGAACCCTTTGGCCGCGACCGCCGGGGGATCACCATTGGTGAAGCGGCGGCGCTGATGGTGCTCACCCGCGAGCCGCAGCCGGTGGCGCTGCTGGGTACCGGCGAGTCGAGCGATGCATACCATATTTCCGCTCCGCACCCCCAGGGCGAAGGGGCGATCCGCGCCATTACCCAGGCACTGAACGACGCCGGAATGAAACCGGACGAGGTGGGCTACATCAACCTGCACGGCACCGCGACACCGCTCAACGATCAGATTGAATCCCAGGTGGTGCATGACCTGTTTGGCGAGGCGGTACCCTGCAGTTCAACTAAGCACCTGACCGGGCATACGCTGGGGGCGGCGGGGATCACCGAAGCGGCGCTGAGCTGGCTGATCCTGACCCGCGACCTGTCCCTGCCCGCCCAGGATTTCACCCGCTATGCGCCGGATCCGACGCTCGCCCCCTGCGGCGTGCTACATCAGCCCACCGCGTTGAAAAAAGCGGTGATTTTGTCAAATTCGTTCGCCTTTGGCGGCAATAACGCCAGCATCCTGCTGGGGAGAGCGTCATGAGTTATTTATCCCCGACCGACTACCTGCCTCACGATGCCCCCATGCTGCTGCTGGAATCGGTCGAAAATGTGCTGGCCGAGTCTGCCGTCTGCCGCGTCACCGTCAGTCCGCATGGCGTGCTGGCACCGTTTCTCGATGCCGCGGGCGATCTGCCGGGCTGGTACGCCCTTGAGCTGATGGCCCAGACCGTTGGCGTCTGGTCCGGCTGGCACCGCCAGCAGAAGGGTCAGGAGAGCATGTCGCTTGGCATGGTGCTGGGGGCGCGGGAGCTGGTCTGCGCCGCAGGGTGCTTCCCGGCCAGCAGCGAGTTAACCATCACGGCCACGCTGCTGATGCAGGATGAACGCTTTAGTAGCTTCGAGTGCGCCATCCTCGCCGAGGGGGGCCACGCTGGCCACCGGGCGGGTGAATACCTTCCAGCCCAGCCAGCAGGAATTAGCATCACTGTTTAAACAGGGGGGTAAATCAATGAGTCGTTCCGTTCTGGTCACCGGCGCCAGCAAAGGCATTGGCCGGGCTATCGCCCTCAAGCTCGCCGCCGACGGGTTTACCCTCGGCGTGCATTACCACCGCGACGCCGCGGGCGCGCAGGAAACCCTGAAAGCCATCGAGCAGGCGGGAGGCAACGGGCGTCTGCTCTCGTTTGACGTGGGCAATCGCGCGCAGTGCCGCGAGGTGCTGGAGCAGGATATCGAGGCCCATGGCCCCTGGTACGGCGTGGTCAGCAACGCCGGGATCGCCCGGGATGGTGCCTTCCCGGCCCTCAGTGAAGAGGACTGGGACAGCGTGATCCACACCAATCTCGACAGCTTTTACAACGTCATTCACCCCTGCATCATGCCCATGATCGGCACCCGCAAGGGTGGACGCATTATCACGCTGTCGTCGGTTTCGGGCGTGATGGGCACCCGCGGTCAGGTGAACTACAGCGCGGCAAAAGCGGGCATTATCGGCGCCACCAAAGCCCTGGCGATGGAGCTGGCGAAGCGCAACATCACCGTCAACTGCATCGCGCCCGGGCTGATTGATACCGGGATGATCGAGATGGAAGAGGCTGCGCTGAAAGAGGCGATGGCCATGATCCCGATGAAGCGGATGGGTCAGGCGGAGGAGGTGGCCGGACTGGCCAGCTATCTGATGTCGGACAGTGCAGGCTATGTGACCCGCCAGGTGATCTCCATTAACGGGGGGAATGTTATGACGCGTCGGGTAGTGATCACCGGCATGGGCGGCGTCACCGCCTTCGGTGAAGAGTGGCAGTCGGTTTCTGCCCGCTTGCTGGCGTATAAAAACGCGGTACGCAAGATGCCGGAGTGGACGATCTATGAGGGTTTGCACACCCTGCTGGCCGCGCCGATTGATGATTTTACCCTGCCGGCTCACTACACCCGCAAGCGCATCCGCGCCATGGGTCGCGTGTCGTTACTGTCGACCCGCGCCACCGAACTGGCGCTGGAGCAGGCGGGGCTGATTGACGATCCGATCCTGACCCAGGGCGAAACCGGCATTGCCTACGGCTCGTCGACCGGCAGCACCGGCCCGGTGAGCGAGTTCGCCACCATGCTCACCGAGAAGCACACCAACAACATCACCGGCACCACCTATGTGCAGATGATGCCGCATACCACGGCGGTGAACACCGGCCTGTTTTTCGGCCTGCGCGGGCGGGTGATCCCCACCTCCAGCGCCTGTACCTCCGGCAGTCAGGCGATTGGCTATGCATGGGAAGCCATCCGCCACGGCTATCAGAAGGTGATGGTGGCAGGGGGCGCCGAAGAGCTCTGTCCGTCGGAAGCGGCGGTGTTCGATACCCTGTTCGCCACCAGCCAGCGTAACGACGCCCCACAAGCGACCCCGGCACCGTTCGATATCCAGCGCGACGGGCTGGTGATTGGCGAGGGGGCGGGCACGCTGATTCTGGAAGAGCTGGAGCATGCGAAGGCGCGTGGCGCGACTATCTACGGAGAGATCGTCGGCTTCGCCACCAACTGCGACGCGGCGCACATCACCCAGCCGCAGCGGGAAACCATGCAGATCTGCATGGAGAAGTCGCTGAACATGGCCGGGCTGAGTCCGCAGGATATCGGCTATATTTCGGCGCACGGCACCGCCACCGATCGGGGCGATATTGCCGAAAGTCAGGCCACCGCCGCCGTGTTCGGCGACAGCGTGCCGATCTCCTCTTTAAAGAGCTATTTCGGCCATACCTTAGGGGCCTGTGGCGCGCTGGAGTCCTGGATAAGCCTGCAGATGATGCGCGAGGGCTGGTTCGCGCCGACCCTTAATTT
This Leclercia sp. S52 DNA region includes the following protein-coding sequences:
- a CDS encoding beta-ketoacyl-ACP synthase, which produces MTRRVVITGMGGVTAFGEEWQSVSARLLAYKNAVRKMPEWTIYEGLHTLLAAPIDDFTLPAHYTRKRIRAMGRVSLLSTRATELALEQAGLIDDPILTQGETGIAYGSSTGSTGPVSEFATMLTEKHTNNITGTTYVQMMPHTTAVNTGLFFGLRGRVIPTSSACTSGSQAIGYAWEAIRHGYQKVMVAGGAEELCPSEAAVFDTLFATSQRNDAPQATPAPFDIQRDGLVIGEGAGTLILEELEHAKARGATIYGEIVGFATNCDAAHITQPQRETMQICMEKSLNMAGLSPQDIGYISAHGTATDRGDIAESQATAAVFGDSVPISSLKSYFGHTLGACGALESWISLQMMREGWFAPTLNLRQPDEQCGALDYIMGKARHIDCEYLQSNNFAFGGINTSIIIKRWA
- a CDS encoding beta-ketoacyl-[acyl-carrier-protein] synthase family protein, whose product is MIYISAVGLINALGNSPDEIAANLTRGVAPGMRLRSGWLQGQDAVLGGVDGDLPAIPESFATHRSRNNQLLLAALAQIQPVVDEAIARYGHDRVAVVLGTSTSGLDEGDKHVDLSMSGEASVNWRYAQQELGDPSRFLANWLGLEGPAFTLSTACSSSARAIISGRRLIDAGLVDVAIVGGADTLSRMPVNGFNSLESLSPTLCEPFGRDRRGITIGEAAALMVLTREPQPVALLGTGESSDAYHISAPHPQGEGAIRAITQALNDAGMKPDEVGYINLHGTATPLNDQIESQVVHDLFGEAVPCSSTKHLTGHTLGAAGITEAALSWLILTRDLSLPAQDFTRYAPDPTLAPCGVLHQPTALKKAVILSNSFAFGGNNASILLGRAS
- a CDS encoding DUF3261 domain-containing protein; this encodes MMSPFYRAVALIGALLLAGCSHTAQKNDDARPQAWLQPGTRVTLPPPGITPGLNSQQLLTASVNGKTQSLLVMLNADAQKVTLAGLSSVGIRLFLATYNETGIHTEQSIVAPELPPASQVLADVMLSHWPISAWLPQLPKGWTLKDKGDRRELRNADGKLVTEIVYLQRKGKRVPISIEQQVFHYHITIQYLDD
- a CDS encoding outer membrane lipoprotein carrier protein LolA, which gives rise to MKWLPLLALLVSPLVSAVTLDELQQRFTEQPVVRAHFEQTRTIKDLPQPLRSHGEMLIARDSGLLWDQKAPFPMTLLLDDTRMVQVINGQPPQTITAENNPQMFQFNHLLRALFQADRKVLEENFRIDFKDLGNGRWSLVLTPTTTPLDKIFASMDLGGATYLESIVLNDKQGDRTDIALSHHQLTPASLTDAERQRFAAP
- a CDS encoding MMPL family transporter encodes the protein MPNANALPHRNSRRPALVWAAVCLALLGILLTLLPGARLNSSVLAMLPKQSLGAIPPALNDGFIERLDRQLVWLVSPGKQPDPQVAQQWLRLLQGSGSLHEVNGPMDAAGQKAWGEFFWQHRNGLIDPATRARLQNGGEAQAQWILSQLYSAFSGVSGKELQNDPLMLMRGSQLSLAQNSQKLRLMDGWLVTKDDAGNYWYLLHGELAGSSFDMQQTHRLVTRLHDLESQLKTQYPQAQLLSRGTVFYSDYASQQAKRDISTLGVATVLGVILLIVAVFRSLRPLLLCLISIAMGALAGTVTTLLLFGELHLMTLVMSMSIIGISADYTLYYLTERMVHGGQASPWQSLTKVRNALLLALLTTVAAYLIMMLAPFPGIRQMAVFAAVGLSASCLTVIFWHPWLCRGLPVRPVPASGLMLRWLAAWRDRRVSVGVPVALALVALAGIVTLRVDDDIAQLQALPQDILAQEKTITALTGQNVDQKWFVVHGASAQQTLERLEAFTPALARAQQAGDLKSWRTLPLNSLARQERDLTLLRKAAPAVTRVLQNAGLTSVSPDLSAMPVGVEAWLASPASEGWRLLWLTLPDGESGVLVPVDGVKNSPALRELAEQHSGVVWVDRKASFDSLFALYRSVLTGLLAVALATIACGAMLRLGWRKGLITLVPSLVSLGCGLAALAVTGHPVNLFSLLALVLVLGIGINYTLFFNNPRGTPLTSMLAITLAMITTLLTLGMLVFSATQAIGSFGIVLVSGIFTAFLLAPLAMPAQKERER